GTTGCTCCCAAGTGCTGAAGTTTCAGACTCAGAATCTGCTTCAGAATCTCTGTTAAAGAATAGAAAATAGCCAGgagtcacacacagaggactTAGCTTGTCCAGActgaattaattaatgaattagaTTATTTAAAAACCACTGCACTGCAGTCATTACATATGCTAATATCACAGAGGATGAAATCACAAAAAAGCCCAAAGGCTTATTTCCATTGCCATCCTCTAGTATAACACTTAATACACCATAagataaaagcaaacaaaaacaacaacaatacagcAAGCAAAGACAATACAATCAATATATATAGCAGACGGCAGGGTAGTTATGTCAATGTGCTCATATTTACTTGGTcataatgtactgtactgcCGCACTgcagagaaatgtgttttagcCCATTAGGCTACTGAATCGACAGGATGCATAATATATGCCAACACTGGggcaaaacagttttttttcaatgtttcatttgaatttagCTTAGGTTGACAGAACAAAGCTGAATTTAGCATCTCACTGTgaaacatttgtctttttacaGTGGTCACACAATAGTCCTGCATCCTGGTCAGTTGGTGTCACCCAGGATCAAGTTTAAACCTCTGTTATTTAGTAGTTGTGCATGTGTATTACTCTCACTTACAGCATTTCTTGCAGTAGTTTTCGGTTGCcctgcctcttttcctcatCAATAGGGTAGGTCCATATTATTAACAACCCCACAGCGATAAGAACCACTGGCACAGGAGAGACCAGCACCTTTAGGGTTGTACTGACCGTTTCGGGTTGTGAACACTCCCCAGTCATGTAGCCGGCAAATCTGCGAAAAAATGCAGAAAGATGGAGAAATGTTGAGCTGATGCAAATACAGTTTGGCAAGATTGTTAGAGGAAGGATTATGTGATTGTTGACCACATGACCAGTGGACTGATGAATGAATGTTGAGCTAATCTCAAATAGTGTTAGATCAAGATAGTCTTAAAATTCCTGTCTTATGCTCTAAGATCACAGCAGACTAGAGTATTAACACAATTTTAAGGATGACAGGTGagggtgaaaagaaaaaagaacacaatatggatggtgaaaaaaaaagagattaactTACTTTAAACTGAGGGTCGAGATACCCAGTGATATTCCAGAGGCAAACTTGAGGAAGAAGACATAGAAGGAGTAGAAGAGGGCTTCATGACCATGAATGTCTGGGTTCTTGACCTTAAAGTCATCCACAACATCAGGAAGCATTGACCTGTGAGCACATAGAAAATATTTGGAAGTAAAAAATTAGACACAGTCAACAAAACTCCACCAGTGACACGTCTGCATTCAGGGATTCAGGGATTCAGGGAAGAACTCTGTGGATAAACTTATGCTCACCATGGCAGGAGGAAAGCTGCTGCCACGCTCACACCTGCTGCTACTGAGACCAAGTAGGAAATGATCAGATGGCTCTCAACGGAGATGATCAGGATCATGAAGGGTACTGCCCACTATAGAGAGACAGAATAATTATTCCATAAGAACACAATGTATTTTGGTTTtagactgttggttggacaaaaataaacacttttaaaacattAGTTCAAGCATTACACATCAATAGCATCCTGTACTAACCGATGTGCCAACAAAAACGGCTGTCTTCTTCCCATACCGGGTCAGGAACCACTGCCACCACGGGATGGTTAGAGTGCCAGACACCTGGAAAAAATGTGACAGAATTATCagtattgttattatattaaatttgcTTACATAAGTGTCCAGAAGAGCTACAGAACAAGGGGGTTACACAGTTAATTGAGAATTGattattacaataaaaacatctgaTTAATCTGGAATGGATCAATTAGATAAAACTTAAGACTAACAATGCTCAGATGTGTTtagttctattctattctattctataacTATTTGTATACTTTTTTTAATCCTTTGCGCTGCTGTGTTTAAAAGTCAGAGGGTAGAGATGTTAAATtctataaactttttttttttttttttttaagagccTACTTTCTTTGTCCCCATGTATCTATCTTCTTGGTAATATTTCAGTTGCATCACAAATggggcaaaaacaaaaagacaaacaaaccaTGCTTGTCataattaacattcatgtaaaGGAATTGCATGAAATGGTTACTCCTAAAGAAACATATTCTATATTGAAGTAATGAAGCTGTTGAAATTTCATTCAAGATTGTAATAAATGTGGGAACTAGAAAACATAAAAGTGTAGACTGGAGGAGGAGCTCAAGGGACCAGGACACAATGTGCTACATGGGGTCTTGACTTGCCCTTGCAGGGGGGACCTTTGACCTCTTGGCCAAATGACCACACAAGAACAAGCTTTCTACTGAAACCTCAGCAGCCTGAGAAAGGACATGAGCATCAACTGTGAGCAAATACAGTGGAAAATAATTCCTTTCTCCCACTCAACTCCCACCTCCCCAAAATATGATACTTGGTGCCCAAAAATGTTTCCACTCCTAATCAGAGGGAAAGGCACCAGAGAAGAAAGAAACgggaggaggatggaaaggagtgtGCAAGCAATGGTGACAGTTCCCATGGTGGCATTGAAGGATCGTCAAGGCAACAAAAGCTCCACTGTGTGCCTGACTCGCCCTTGATCTGCTGCTAACGCAGAGCGAGTATGTGACTGGGAGACAGGTTCCCATGGACCCAAACAACAACTCCTCTCACCCTGAAAATCTGCCCTCTCGGCCCTGATGCCATGGCTGTTCTCAACTCAGAAAGGCCTCTGAGTATCGCCCGTAGCTTGTGCAGATGTCCTCCAAATCTCATACCGACTGATTTTTACAAGCAGGTAAAGAGCCCCTCAGAGGAAATTAGAAATACTCACCATTATTACCAAGAGAATATTCTGATAGTCATTCCGATGGCCAAGGGCATGTGTGATGAAAAGGGCAAAGTTTCCTTCCAGTAGCTGTAAAAGACAAATGAAGACAGTTGCTGTTAATTAGTACCAATTAATACAAAACCTCTGCATCATATATGAAGTAAATAATGAAATGCATTATTACCATGAAGGCAAGAGAGGTGAAGAGGAAGCCAGTGACTAGTTTGACATACGGTCCGTGACTCATCACCACCCTCAGGCCCTGGCAGAAGCCGAGGGGCTCTGTTTTTTTCCGCCCGGTGTCTACAACCCGATAAAAAGAAGagaacacaattaaaacatctTGATATCATACACCATTATATGGAATTTAATACACAAAACTGAGCCGCTGATGTTCTCGTCTTTGTCTCATTTGTAAGTAGGAAAAAGGTGTTGCTAACTCCATatgcatttcttttattttgatgacATTTCAGCCATCAGACCTTCTTCAAGATCAACAATAATAGTAGGACACAGGCGGTCACTGATATGTTATGTAGGCTAGACCCTAGTAACACATCTGATGGTGATAAGACaatcattttccatcattagagTTAGAAACGCAATCAAGAGGCCTTCAGCGAATCAAAACTCTTAAAAAAGGAACTACAGCCAATCAAATCACTCTAAATAAAGTGACCTTAACCATTATGCCTTGTACCACACATAAAGatttaaatgttacattattttgattaaatattgtttaatGATAATATGACACTGCAGTGCCTATGCAGATATAAAGGACTCATCCTAAGGTAACAAAAAGAGAACAATTTTTATTTGTAGGAGACTAtactgtgattaaaaacatacttatgaatttatattccatttctgccaaaagccttccactagatgccactaaattctacacacttcAGCTTTAAGTTAGCGGGATGTGTCaaatggtttgttacacagaaccatcagAGAAGTCATGGaaaggtgattggatgaaccatcagCCTATCCTGGTTTGTCACCGTCTATGTCTTATcttgcaaggcagctggattaACAATGCTGATCGGTCTGAAACACCAGAGGTTCAGACACAAGtacataacttgaagcctggCAAGATAGATTTGTGTGATCATGATGTTGtgatcttgtgaatccagctTCACAAGGAAAACTTTAAGTCGGGTCTGAAATCATAGGatttatgatgtcatgtatcTTGAGTATACAGCTCTACTTCgaatattataaatattccaCAGTCACATTTGACAAATGAAAACGCATCTAATGGGTTCataccttttttctctttcacacccAAAAACAAGACTGCGGCACAGAAGACGTAGATGATGCATATCACTCCTGAAGCAATCAGGTAAGCTTGTTTCTGAGGACAGAAGAGAAAACATTAGCTTGGACAAACACTCATGTATACACTGTATGAAACAGTTATCAATATCATAATTTGTCTGATAAAATATGCAAGACCAAAAAAGTCTCACCGTCTCATCCAGTGAAACTCTGGATATGTTGATTTGGGACATGTTTCTACTGTCTGGTGCATCAGACTCAGTGGGGCAAACTTGGGCTCCACCTACTATCTGTCCCTGGATGGCAGTGCCCAAAACTGAGCCTAGCACCTCCACCATCATACCTGAGAGCAACAGAGGAACTGAGTGTCAACGCATGAACAACATAAGCCATGTCAAACTATTTGATCACATAGTGGAGGTGGCGTACGGTAAGCAGTGGCAGAATCTCGTTCTTTCTGCTCGTTGCTGATGAACATGGTGAGGGCTGAGTAGGGCACATGGAAGCACTGGAAAGGGTGCAAAACACACAGTTAGACTAGTGTACATAATGGGACCAAGGGGAACAAAGTGCAGGGTAATAGTCAACTTGTAGTACTAACCGTCTGCATTGTCTGGAAGAGGCAGTAAAAGATCAGGTACCAGATGACCTTCCCTTCTTCAAAAGGAGGCACATACCAGATCATGAGGTAAGTCAACACAGCAAATGGAGTAGAGACAAGGATCCTGGGAAAAAAGGGGTGGAGGattgtttagaagaaaaattgACAATTTGCAGCATTCTCAAACAAAAAgtgaagatgtttttttctcatttgagtCACTAAAGGGAGGTTGACCTTGCATTCTGCCTGCTGTTTCACACCGCtacaaatgtgttgtttgaATTCTGCCAACTGTTACTGTAGCTTTACCCTCtgccccccacccaccccctacATTATTCTTTCCTTGCagtcacttctttttctctctatccCTGCCGTTTTGTGAATAATCCCCCTAATCCTGCCTTGTTAGAGCTCGTGTATGGTGAAAGGGCTGCATAAGGAGATGAGGGTGGGCTGGTGGGGGCACTCTGGCCCACCTCACTCTCACCCCACTCACAGTCACAAAAGCCTTTTCCTCACTTTTGTATGCTCTCTAGCTGACCTATGACAAGATATTTCTGTGCCAATGGGAAATCACATGTCTATTGCTTCCAGATGCAACAACAATACACATCTCAACAAATAATTCTGTAGAGCTGAAACAACTTGTACATTAACCAAGTAGGAaaaagctgttttggtgattaattaatcatttcagtaatttttcaaacaaaacaaagcctCGCATTCTCTAGCTCCAGCCTCTCAAATATGAGGGTTTCCTGTGTTGCTTCTTGAATGAGAGTCAACTGAATATCTTGGACTGTTGGTCGAACAAAGCAAACTGTGgaaatgtgtcactttttaaaactgttttccGATATCTAATGgataaaacaataaattgaGAAAATGCTAGTTGCAGCCCTGTGTAGTGCTGTGAAATAAAAATTTAACAtctaaatcaatatttttgccTTTACTTTGTTTTTGAGTCATTACACAGTAGAGATAAATACTGACTATCACTAAACACAGAGAgatgtttcttgtttttaataGGGCACTTCTTCACACATGCTTAGTCATATGAAACTACCGAAACCGCCTTCTTGtgtgacacatacagacacgtGGGACATAAGAAAGCCCCTCCTGGTTCCTTCTAATGTCTGACTGAACTAGGTTAATGAAAGCTAATTTAAACCTAGGAGCATTTTGACTGACTGTTTTGCACACTAACATGGACAATTGAACACAGACAAGACTCTGTATGTATCACATTTAGAGGTCAGTAACACACAGGAAATAACCTTGACTAacattttgtatgtatgtacatagcACATATATCAAGAAGAAATTAACATAGCGCATTCACGAAAGGACTGTTAACATGTTTCTATttcatataaaaaatacatttgcacaaaaacaaaacagcaacaatatTTTCATGTGAAATATTTTCAGCATGAATAGACATCTGTTTAATGATGTCACTTGTTCTGACAGCTGGGTGCTTCACTTCTGTTTGAGAAACTAAACAGGCCAAAGAGGATCATGTACATGTTGCCTTCATAAGAATGACTTCCTTTATTTCCATCGTGTGTGCCTCTTGACCCAAGGTAACCTCTCTCTGCTTTTACCaaagcaccccccccccaaacagtTGGGGAAAtcgaatacacacacatacagacacacccCTATTGGTTTTGAGCTGATGGTGTGTTGTGGGTTGGACCAATCACAGCAGAAGCCGGTAAAACCCCCTCCCCCACAACATGCTGCTCGACATGCACAGCCGGCATTTCTGTTTTGAATACCCACGATGCTCAAGATATCTCTATGACATCATACAAAAATGCCTGTAAAATATTCAGATCTGTTCTTGTGCAAATGAAATGATAGTGTGGCCTTAAGTAACAGTTTCTGagcccgacacacacacacacacgcacacacgcacacacgcacacacgcacacacgcacacacacacacacacacctcaaccTGCAGGCAGAATATCAAGGTCACCCGTCTTCACCATGGAGAGAGCCATGGAGAGAGCTAGTTTTTATAATGCCATTTTATAATCTGTAGCCTTTGCACTACATAGCAATGTCATCCTGTGTGTCTAAATTTAGTTGCACactttcatttcaattttaCAACCATACAACCTGCACGTCTCCCTGCTTCATGTTGAGCCTCTCAGTCAGTGgcacattcatacatacataagACTGACAATACATTGTATACTGTGAGATAATGGGAATTTGTCAGCAGAAATATTtttgatatattatttatagcaAGTTACATACATTAATAGCAGAACATTGTGGCAATAATTGATGTATATTACAACAATttctaattataattatataatttaattaattaatgttatcTGTACAAGCAGCGTAAAATGGATGGCTGGATCAACCaatgaaaaatgattaattcactTAAGTTTTGGTTaaagtttttgcttttttaagacttttctAGACCTGACGATACGCTGAGGACATAATGAGTTTTGAGGAGTAATGCTTATTGTAAATTAACTTACAATTACTTACAAAGAAAACTCCGCAAGGCACCTTTAAAATTTGCCTGAGTCCATTTCAAAGAGTGAATTTCACCATACATCAGCAACcaggaagaaatgaaaacaaagcacaCTTCAACTGCTGTATGTGCATGAAAAGGGTCTCTGCTGTGGCTATAGTATGTGCCATAAGGATATCTGACGCACATATTTAATGCACCATTTTCCTCAGTAGCCACTTCAACCTTGTTGCCACGGTTACTGCTGACAGCTCACGAGTTCCCTCACGAGTTCCCTCACAACTCTCTCACCACTCAATAAGCTCCACTTATTTTCAAGATTTTCTTATTGTTGCTTAATTTCATCTTTGAGCCTGTCTTGAAATGCATATGCTGCTCATGTGTGACTTAGACTCCTACCAGGGCATCATGCGGCCAACGCTGGTCCATCTACTTCGGCTCACAAGGAAACCCACTGTTGGGTCCGTGACTCCATCCCATGCGCGGCCCACAAACAGGATGATAGAGGCATAGAAGGGATCCAACtagaaggaaagataggaaaaAGAGTGAGacatgaaaccaaaataaagAGAATGCCAAACATTACCTCATATGGTACTGCTGACTGGCTTCAGTGAATCGTTCAAAAGAGCCACAACACCAAGTAGGTTAAGGGGACATTTTGGGGCTTTGTAACTGCTTAGagtacaccagcagtggactATACAACATTGTTAAGAACAAAGTAGCCATTCATTGCCATGTTAATGATCTCATACCCTAGGCTGAATAGCCTTTATTTAAGTTCTTGCTGTGTACAGTGGAAATCTTTAATTTGTTAATTGAGTAACAAAGCAAAGCAGTAGGAGTTCAGGTTAATGCGCTTGACCAGCTACTGCAGGATGGAGACTGTTAAACTGATACTTAGCTGATAAATAGTGAATACAAGCTTTGACCTTGAAGCTTATCAATGTGTGCTAATACAACAATGCAGAGATTTTACAACTATCTTGCAGAATTCACAGATAAACTTTGAAAGAGTAGTTTTCTTGATATGCAAAATATCTTTTTTGTCAGTGAATCAAAACTACAAAGAACATCATGTTTTCTGGCTCTGACAAATGAGGGGCCAAAGTGTGTCTTTTGTGGAACATGTGTGTAGCTTTGTGTGTAGAAGCACCTGGGCAACTTCTAGCAGGTAGATCTGGAGGAAGAAGCCGAGAGCGCTGCCTGTGATCTGGTAGGGAGCCCCACCGATCGCATAGCACAGTTTGCTGAGCACACACAGGCGACTTCTCTGGTGCGTCCGCTGGAAGATATAGATGAGAGGAGGACATGCAGTTAGTTTGGCCTTAAAACAGGTTGTGACTCTTTCTGTGTAATCAATGAAATGCTCATATTGCTGGTGGTAATGTGAATGAAGGTAAAGtgatgtgtgtagttgtgtgttaCATGAACACCAAAGCTCTCTTCTGTActctggagttttttttaatcactgttTTCTTCCGTTCAAAACTCTTGGCAGGAAATATGTCGTGTTAAACAATCTGTTACTGTGAGGAACTAAGATTGGCTAAATTCCCTCACCCCACCGCTCAGAATGTCAGATTAGAGATAAATCCCCAATAATGATGTCGTCTGAGCCTATACACTGCAGTCTAAAAGTGATGTGAAACTGTGAGGTTACTCTAGTTCACACACACGCCACTCCATGAAGAATGCAGCGCAGCCATTGGCTCTAGCAATAGGATGTTAGAGGTAGTGTGACATTTCATGCTGAGTAGCCAATAGTCTGCGGACTATGATAGAGTGTAGTTCTGTGGCTGTAGCTAAACACCTGTCTGATGATGTCAGCCAGCAGGAGTTTAAAGACCCTGATTCACATCCACCACGGACACAAAAGCAGCATCACTTGATGCCAGGAGCAAAATGCTGTCTTGTCACAAATCAGGAATTATActtaaactaaaattaaaacaataataaagctACATGAAAGAATAGAGCCTGTGGTGAGGAAACTCCATACATGATCAAATGGATTTTTACAGGAAGTCAGTGGTCACAACAACATGACTCAAGATACAAGGAAACACTCACAGGAAGCTTCAAGGGGATATTTTTGAAAAAGAGAtatttagggctgcaactggAAAACATCTTCATTATTGATGAGTCTCCTGACTAGattacatattttatgtaaatgtcACAAAATTGAGAAATGAGATATATTGAAAAATCCCATACCCCAAGGTGATGTATTCAAACCCTTGTCCAAAACCACAATACACAGTTTGCTTAACTGACAGAAAACGACAAAAGGAAAAGCTTCAAATTCTCACAGAGAAACTGAACTCAGTGACTTTTGCTTGAAATATGACTgtaatgatgaataaaacatttttttattaaaattgaTGAAtacatgtgatcatgtgatctgTAATCTGAGATGTAGCGATGACAAGGAATGTATTTTCAGCAGTAGATGTGTAAAATGTAGTCCTGAGTACCTTCCTCttttatgaaacaaaaaaaatattagaacTGTTTTTCATATACAATTTGAACAGCTAGTGATTATCTGCTTAAATCGTGATAACGCTCTGATGCACATAAAAGTCACTGCATACCAACTCCAAGAAGCTGGCTGAGATGCTTTGGAACATAACCATCCCCACTGACGCAAATACACCTGACTCCCAAATCAAATGTATCATGCATCTCTGAAGCCGCTCCAACACGGCTCCTTTCTGCAGTAGTATATCTGTCAGCATTAAGGCTTAAGGCTGCTAGATATTTGAACCTACTGCACAGTTAAAGTGACCGCTTTCATTTAGATGTGGCCTCTTTAAAGCCGGTGTATTGGCCTCAGCAGCAGCTACTCTAAGGACCGCCGGGTGAAATTCAAATCTCGAGGACAGAGAGACATCGAAAGGAAGTAACCCATTTTGTCTAACGTGACACTCTCCTGAGTAAACGGAAgcaataaatgaaaacagcttCATAGAATAAGCTCGATAAAAAATTAGATAAGGAAATTCTTTCACTCACCGGTGCTGTCTTTATCTCTGTATTTATAGGTTTTATTGATAACAGAGTGGCGGAGTACTGCTCGGTGCCCTCTCCTCGTGCCATTCTGCTTTCAAGATGATGaagttgaatgtttttttcctctttattttttcaatCAAAGTCAGCAGTATTATTCAGTGCCAGAAGAAAGCCCGCTTCGCATTGCCCAGCTGTGTCGTGCTCTGCTTGTCAGGTTGAACACTCAGTCGTGCTCTCTGTCTTTGGCTCATTCATTCTACTACGGATCCTACGTCACCATCATGACGTGTCAATGGCGTGTTCCTGAAGGCTGCATCGACTTTGTGATACCGAACAGTATAATGAATCATGTGATGGGAATAAAAAGGAAGAgcaataagataagataagataaactttttttgatcccacagtggggataATCCACCGCTACAGCAACTCAAAAAGATATGGATAtgagaaaaacaattaaaaaaacagcctatgtatataactacaatacaattaaatactaaaaaagtaccttGAAGTGCAATGTAGTGCagcattgtacagtctgactgcagtGGGAATGAAGGACCTGAGGAAGCGCTCCTTCTTACATATAGGGTGTATGAGTCTGTCGCTGATGGAGCTGCTTAAGGCCCTCACAGTCTGATGCAGAGGTGATGATGGtggacacacatatatatttgaaCCAAACTTTTTATTCATGGTGAAACTCGGCTATCAATAACAAAGAACACACAACATGAAGACAATAAGAATTAAGATGAAATATCCTCCCTGAATAGATTTTTTAAAGgccttaaaaaaagaaaagaaagaaaagaaaatagaccATAGTCAGTACTGCCCTTAGATGGTTATGTAGGCTCATCCCCTGCATGGTGTGGAGCTTAGTAGGTTTGACTTGAGGCCAGGAGGAGCGAGCTGCTGGCAGATCCGAGGATGTTATAAAATAGTGGGCACCAATGTTAAAATCACCTTGATAGGAAGTTTTATAGTGAACACTTTCATGCTGCTAAGGCGTGTAGTCACAGattttgtaaaatattcatCACCCATCAAATATACATGTGTTGTAGGTCCATGTTTACCTGGAAGAGGATGTCATATGGTTGTTTTTGTACTAGAGGAGAAGGACTTTGCAGTAGCTCGTGAAGGATAAGTTCACAGTTTTCATGTCTGTCCTGAAACAATTCAGGTTCCCATATGAAAACTGACACAGagttcttgctgtaatcattcctcctgttcatactggatCTTAAGAGATACCATAATAATgaactttattatttaaatatgggggacaaaatccacagccctccATCTGTACAAAGATGCTTATAAAAGTTAATCTGAAACTAATGTGATGCTTTGGCCTgtcaaattagtcaaatcaagttaaTCTTTTTCAAAGTGTACAGTCTTTTAAGTGCTAAACTCCCTATTTTTTTATTGCTCTGTCAATGCAACTGAACAGGACAATGCTGTCCATTGAGACACAGAGaaggattcttttttttcttttcttgtttttactaAAAGGACTGTAGCTAtggaagatatccacttcatcttatatttagatttttttcatacatttttgctcaaatGGAGGACTGTGTATTTTGTGCCCCA
This is a stretch of genomic DNA from Scomber japonicus isolate fScoJap1 chromosome 16, fScoJap1.pri, whole genome shotgun sequence. It encodes these proteins:
- the LOC128375111 gene encoding sodium-dependent lysophosphatidylcholine symporter 1-B-like — protein: MARGEGTEQYSATLLSIKPINTEIKTAPRTHQRSRLCVLSKLCYAIGGAPYQITGSALGFFLQIYLLEVAQLDPFYASIILFVGRAWDGVTDPTVGFLVSRSRWTSVGRMMPWILVSTPFAVLTYLMIWYVPPFEEGKVIWYLIFYCLFQTMQTCFHVPYSALTMFISNEQKERDSATAYRMMVEVLGSVLGTAIQGQIVGGAQVCPTESDAPDSRNMSQINISRVSLDETKQAYLIASGVICIIYVFCAAVLFLGVKEKKDTGRKKTEPLGFCQGLRVVMSHGPYVKLVTGFLFTSLAFMLLEGNFALFITHALGHRNDYQNILLVIMVSGTLTIPWWQWFLTRYGKKTAVFVGTSWAVPFMILIISVESHLIISYLVSVAAGVSVAAAFLLPWSMLPDVVDDFKVKNPDIHGHEALFYSFYVFFLKFASGISLGISTLSLKFAGYMTGECSQPETVSTTLKVLVSPVPVVLIAVGLLIIWTYPIDEEKRQGNRKLLQEMLDSEADSESETSALGSNV